GGCCCTGCACTCGCTGGACAGCGATCCATCGCCGCGCAACCAGGTGCGCGCCAGCGTCACCTACAACCACGTCATCGAGGGCAGCCTCGCACTCACCGGCTACTACGCGTGGCAGACGGTCTGTTCGCGGCACGGCATCTTCCCCGGAATGCAGAAGCTCATCAAGTTCATCGGCAACGACGAGCGGCGCCACATGGCGTGGGGCACCTTCACCTGCCGCCGCCACGTGGCCGCCGACGACTCGCTCTGGCAGGTGGTCACCGATCGGATGGGTGAGCTCATGCCGCTTGCCCTCGGCATGATCAACTGGGTCAACGAGCAGTTCGACGAGCAGCCGTTCGGCCTGGACAACAACGAATTCATCGCCTACGCCGCCGACCGCGGCCAGCGGCGGCTCAGTGCGATCGAGTCCGCGCGCGGACGCCCGGTCGCCGACATCGACCTCGACTACTCACCCGAGACGCTCGAGGAGCAGTTCGGCGAAGAGGACGTCGTCGCACTGGGCGGGTGAGGCAGGCCGCCGGAGGATCGGGGCCACCCACCCGTGACAACCAACTAGAACACGTTCTAATCTGACATCGTGGATGTCACCTACGACGCGACCAAACGGGAACTGGCCACCGATCAGGGCACCCTGCGCTATCACGAGGCGGGCGACCCGGACGCACCGCCGCTGGTGCTGCTGCACGGCTCCGGACCGGGGGTCACCGGCTGGCGCAACTACCGCGGCAACCTCGGCCACTTCGCGCAGACCCATCACTGCTTCGTGCTCGAGTTCCCCGGCTTCGGCGTCAGCGACGCCGTCGAGGGTCACCCGGTGCTGACCGCCGGGTCGTCGGTGATCCGGTTCATGGACGCCCTCGGCATCGAGAAGGCGCCGATGATCGGCAACTCGATGGGCGGGGTCGTCGGCGTGAACCTCGCCATCAAGAAGCCCGATCGTGTCGAGAAGCTGGTGACGATCGGCGGCGTCGGACCCAATGTGTTCAGCCCGAGCCCCAGCGAGGGGTTGCGACTGCTGCAGGAGTTCACCGACGACCCGAGCCGCGACAAACTGGTGCGCTGGCTGTCGGCGATGGTCTACGACCGCAAGCTCGTCACCGAGGAGCTCATCGAGGAACGATGGGAGGCGGCGATCAATCCGGACGCCCAGAAGACGGCGCAGATGATGTACGGCTCGGCCGCGTTCGAGATGCAGCAGCAGTTCATGGCCGCCTCGGACACCCCGCCGTACTGGTCGATGATGCACAAGGTCGCCTGCCCGACACTGCTCACCTGGGGTCGCGACGACCGGGTCAGCCCGCCGGACATGGCGATGGTGCCGATGCGGCTGATCCCCGACGCCGAACTGCACATCTTCCCGAAGTGCGGTCACTGGGTGATGATCGAGGCCAAGGCAGCGTTCGAGTCCGCGGTGACGGCCTTCCTCGCCCGCTGAGCCACCGCCGGCTTCCCGCCCACGCTGACAACTCCCGCTCACCGCTTTCGTTCCCGCGTACCCGACCGGGTGAGCGGGAACCAACACCGTGAGCGGGAGTGTCGACCTGGAACCGTCCGCGATGTGTCTGCGTCCAACAATGCGTGGCCATCTACCCCACCGATCGATTCGGCATCGTCCGCCGCGAGGCCGCCCTGACTCGTGACATCTCCGACGACGACCTCGCGGCAGCGATCCGACGCAAGGACCTGCTGCGTCTGACACCCGGCGCATTCGTGGTGAACAGCGACTCGTTCACGGGTCCGAGCGGGGCCGACGAGTTGTACCGCCTGCGCTCGGTGGCGACCGCGACGTCGGGGTTCGTCGGGGAGGTCACCCTTCCGCTCAGCCACGAATCCGCTGCAGCAATGCACAAGCTGCCGCTACTCAAGCCGAACCGAGACCTCGTGCACGTCACCAACGGGCGCGCGTCTGGCGGTTCGAAGCGAACACTTCGCCACATCCACGCGGGCGTCCTGCTACCCACCGAGATCGTCGACATCGACGGCATCCGGGCGACGAGCATCGAGCGGGCCGCCGTGGACATCGCGTGCGGCGGCACCTTTGCACAGGCACTGACGGTGTTCGACAGCGCGAAACGTCTCGGCGCGGACGCCGAGCAGATGGCCGAGATCCTCGCAAGGCGACGTCGTCGCGGTATCGCCGCCGCCCGGCGGGCACTGCCCCTGTCAGATGCGCTGGCCGAATCCGTCGGCGAATCGTGGAGTCGCGCGCAGATGATCGACGCCGGCGTCGCCTCCCCGCGCCTGCAGCACAGATTCCGTTGCGGGACAACGACATACCGAAGCGACTTCGACTGGCAAGCCGACGGCGAGCGGGCGGGGGTCGTCGGCGAGTTCGACGGACTGGAGAAGTACGGCCGACTGCGTCGCCCCGGGGAGAGCGTGGCCGATG
This sequence is a window from Gordonia insulae. Protein-coding genes within it:
- a CDS encoding R2-like ligand-binding oxidase; translation: MTLAEHKAPGREDFASLRSGGLNWDSFPLRLFIKGNARFWDPVAIDFSRDAADWTDITDEQRRSTTFLVSQFIAGEEAVTQDIQPFMNAMAAEGRFGDEMYLSQFCFEEAKHTQVFRMWMDAVGLNGDLQSFVADNPYYRQLFYEELPTALHSLDSDPSPRNQVRASVTYNHVIEGSLALTGYYAWQTVCSRHGIFPGMQKLIKFIGNDERRHMAWGTFTCRRHVAADDSLWQVVTDRMGELMPLALGMINWVNEQFDEQPFGLDNNEFIAYAADRGQRRLSAIESARGRPVADIDLDYSPETLEEQFGEEDVVALGG
- a CDS encoding alpha/beta fold hydrolase — translated: MDVTYDATKRELATDQGTLRYHEAGDPDAPPLVLLHGSGPGVTGWRNYRGNLGHFAQTHHCFVLEFPGFGVSDAVEGHPVLTAGSSVIRFMDALGIEKAPMIGNSMGGVVGVNLAIKKPDRVEKLVTIGGVGPNVFSPSPSEGLRLLQEFTDDPSRDKLVRWLSAMVYDRKLVTEELIEERWEAAINPDAQKTAQMMYGSAAFEMQQQFMAASDTPPYWSMMHKVACPTLLTWGRDDRVSPPDMAMVPMRLIPDAELHIFPKCGHWVMIEAKAAFESAVTAFLAR